The proteins below come from a single Denticeps clupeoides chromosome 15, fDenClu1.1, whole genome shotgun sequence genomic window:
- the LOC114765170 gene encoding immunoglobulin kappa light chain-like, whose amino-acid sequence MTLVNMLIWTLVFYIHGCTGDIILTQSPAVHVAQSGDTVKINCKTSTSVSNYLHWYLQKPGEAPKLLIRRATTRHDGIPDRFSGAGSDSDFTLTISGLQGEDAGVYYCQQGYSGYTQKLQAAGQVFVRPEVGTVPLWFTFGGGTSVEFGKRTRPTVTILSPARDELSTQHSLLCLANRGFPSDWTLSWTVDGTSRTGTSSPGVMDKDGLYSWSSSLTLSTEEWSSTKEVTCQASHSSESPVTAALGTADCPE is encoded by the exons ATGACTCTGGTCAACATGCTCATTTGGACGCTGGTCTTCTACATCCATG GATGTACAGGAGACATCATCCTGACTCAGAGTCCTGCTGTCCATGTGGCTCAGTCTGGAGATACAGTCAAGATCAACTGTAAAACCAGCACGAGTGTCAGCAATTACTTACACTGGTACCTTcagaaacctggagaagctcctaaactCCTGATTAGACGTGCAACAACTCGTCATGATGGGATTCCAGATCGATTCAGCGGTGCTGGATCTGATTCAGATTTCACTTTGACCATAAGTGGACTCCAGGGTGAAGATGCTGGAGTTTATTACTGTCAGCAGGGTTACAGCGGATACACACA AAAGCTGCAGGCTGCAGGACAGGTTTTTGTACGACCAGAAGTAGGAACTGTACCACTGTGGTTCACTTTTGGTGGCGGCACCAGCGTTGAATTTGGAA AAAGAACACGTCCCACAGTGACCATCTTGTCCCCCGCCAGAGACGAGCTTTCCACTCAGCACTCGCTGCTCTGTCTGGCCAATAGGGGCTTCCCGTCAGACTGGACCCTGAGCTGGACGGTGGATGGGACCAGCAGGACTGGGACGTCCAGTCCGGGCGTGATGGACAAGGACGGTCTGTACAGCTGGAGCAGCTCACTGACTCTGTCCACTGAGGAGTGGTCCAGCACCAAAGAAGTCACCTGTCAGGCGTCCCACAGCTCAGAGTCACCGGTCACTGCAGCGCTGGGGACGGCCGACTGTCCTGAGTAG